The genomic stretch CAAGTTGTAATTGAGGATTATTTTGAATATCCATAATCTTGGTATAAAATTGATAAAATTATGAAAAAAGCCAAAAACTGCAAAAGTAAATTCTCTTATATAGGTTTTACAAAATAGCTTCAATCTTTATAAATTATTTGAAAATATATTCAACCGTAGAGTTAGCAAAAATTTTCATCGTATCAAAAATTTTCAAGTTAGGGTGTTTTGGAATCAATAATTGAAGATCGGTGCAAGCAAGTACAACACAATCAACATCTTTCTTTTCAAATTGGTCAATTATATTAATAAGCTCTTCCCTATCACTATTCTTTTGTCGTCCGGTAACGAGATTCAAAATAAATTTCCACATTTTTGCCTGCTGAAAATCATCTGGTAATTCATAAGTTATGCCTACTTTTTCAAATGCATTCTCATACAATTTATTCTGAATCGTAGCTGATGTTGAAATTATCCCAACCTTTTTATAATCATTTTTCCTG from Bacteroidota bacterium encodes the following:
- a CDS encoding amino acid racemase; this translates as MKTLGIIGGLGPETTSEFYLDIIFSSYQKSKKERPGIIIASVPLPYEIEEDLIMSNKGTERYLPYLVEEAKRVERAGSDFIVMPCNSLHMFIDEIRNAVNIPVLSIVEETVKFLRKNDYKKVGIISTSATIQNKLYENAFEKVGITYELPDDFQQAKMWKFILNLVTGRQKNSDREELINIIDQFEKKDVDCVVLACTDLQLLIPKHPNLKIFDTMKIFANSTVEYIFK